The Caproicibacterium lactatifermentans genome contains a region encoding:
- a CDS encoding response regulator transcription factor produces the protein MYRIFIVEDDAIIASAIAKHLETWDLQCATVQDFQHVTEAFVKTAPQLVLMDISLPFYNGYHWCQEIRRISKVPIIFLSSASDNMNIVMAMNMGGDDFIAKPFDLNVLTAKIQAVLRRTYDFGAPADLIENGGAILNLSDSTLSYQDQKLSLTKNELKILQALMEKKGRVVRRDDLMTRLWETDSYVDENTLTVNINRLRKQLEKIGLKNFILTKKGLGYMVTV, from the coding sequence TTGTATCGCATTTTCATTGTAGAAGACGACGCAATTATTGCGTCCGCTATTGCAAAGCACCTGGAAACATGGGATCTGCAGTGCGCCACTGTACAAGATTTTCAGCACGTGACTGAGGCATTTGTCAAGACCGCTCCGCAGCTAGTGCTGATGGATATTTCTCTGCCCTTTTACAACGGCTATCACTGGTGCCAGGAAATTCGGCGCATTTCCAAAGTGCCGATTATCTTTCTCTCTTCCGCTTCTGACAATATGAATATTGTCATGGCCATGAATATGGGCGGAGATGATTTTATTGCAAAGCCTTTTGACTTGAATGTGCTGACGGCCAAAATACAGGCTGTACTGCGTCGCACATATGATTTTGGTGCACCGGCAGACCTGATTGAAAACGGTGGCGCTATCCTGAATCTGTCAGACAGCACGCTGTCCTATCAGGACCAAAAACTTTCCCTAACCAAAAATGAGCTGAAAATCCTGCAGGCACTGATGGAAAAGAAAGGCCGTGTCGTCCGCCGTGATGACCTGATGACACGCCTATGGGAAACGGACAGCTATGTAGACGAAAATACGCTGACGGTCAACATCAACCGTCTGCGTAAGCAACTGGAAAAAATAGGCCTTAAAAACTTTATTCTGACGAAGAAAGGCCTTGGGTATATGGTGACCGTATGA
- a CDS encoding sensor histidine kinase — translation MKLFFSYLQMHHKSLLLVETAALIFIAVFFLYNLPLQAVGYACLLSAVAGALIALVDFLHFRQKHFWLQKLQKQVMFGLDILPEPRTLMEKDYQDLLKSLFAYMSMQTTTYDQKHRDMLDYCTLWAHQIKTPISAMHILLQSDQSEDHDALCDSLFHMEEYVNMILSYIRLGSDSTDFVIKFCSLDRIVRSAVHKYAPLFIRQKIALHYQPISCQILTDEKWLSFVIEQVLSNSLKYTHAGSVSIYLEQPATLVIADTGIGIAPEDLPRIGQKGFTGCNGRMDKKSTGIGLYLCRCVLKKLSHTFAITSTVGKGTTVKIGLASKNLPIE, via the coding sequence ATGAAACTGTTTTTTTCGTATCTGCAAATGCACCACAAATCTCTGCTGTTGGTAGAAACCGCGGCACTTATTTTTATCGCTGTGTTCTTTTTGTATAACCTGCCGCTGCAGGCGGTCGGTTATGCTTGTCTGCTGTCCGCTGTGGCTGGTGCGCTGATTGCACTGGTTGATTTTCTGCATTTCCGCCAGAAGCACTTTTGGCTGCAAAAGTTACAGAAACAGGTTATGTTCGGTCTGGACATTCTGCCGGAACCGCGCACTTTGATGGAAAAAGATTATCAAGACCTTCTGAAATCCCTGTTTGCCTATATGTCCATGCAGACAACCACATATGACCAGAAGCACCGGGATATGCTGGACTACTGCACGCTGTGGGCACACCAGATTAAAACACCGATTTCTGCCATGCACATTCTGCTGCAGTCCGACCAAAGTGAAGACCATGACGCCCTGTGTGACAGCCTGTTTCACATGGAAGAATACGTTAATATGATTCTATCCTACATTCGTTTGGGCAGTGACAGTACGGACTTTGTTATCAAATTCTGTTCTTTGGACCGCATTGTCCGCAGTGCTGTGCACAAATACGCCCCGCTGTTTATCCGTCAGAAAATTGCCCTGCATTATCAGCCCATCTCCTGCCAGATACTGACCGATGAAAAATGGCTTTCCTTTGTCATTGAACAGGTCTTGTCCAATTCTCTGAAATACACACACGCAGGCTCGGTCAGCATTTATCTGGAACAGCCCGCTACCCTGGTCATCGCCGACACCGGCATCGGCATTGCACCGGAAGACCTGCCGCGTATCGGGCAGAAAGGCTTTACCGGCTGCAACGGCCGCATGGATAAAAAATCGACCGGCATTGGGCTGTACCTATGCCGCTGTGTCCTAAAAAAGCTCTCTCATACGTTTGCCATTACATCAACCGTTGGGAAAGGCACAACCGTAAAAATCGGCCTTGCAAGCAAAAACCTTCCTATTGAATAA
- a CDS encoding ABC transporter ATP-binding protein, with translation MSFLEVSNLKKIYTTRLGGTHVQALRDVTFSVERGEYVAVMGESGSGKTTLLNILAALDTPTSGKVVLDGKNTAELRERELSAYRRDNLGFVFQDFNLLDNFNLQDNIFLPLVLAGKKYPEMKKRLDPIAKKLGISDLLQKFPYEVSGGQKQRAAVARAIITNPKLLLADEPTGALDSRSADSLMQIFDHLNASGQTIVMVTHSVRAASHAQRVLFIRDGEVFHQLYRGEHTTEEMFSLISNTATLIATGGEKNG, from the coding sequence ATGTCATTCTTAGAAGTCAGCAACCTGAAAAAAATATATACAACCCGCCTGGGTGGCACCCATGTACAGGCACTACGCGACGTCACTTTTTCGGTGGAACGCGGTGAGTATGTTGCAGTAATGGGTGAAAGCGGCAGTGGTAAAACCACGCTGCTGAATATCCTTGCAGCACTGGACACACCCACTTCTGGCAAGGTTGTGCTGGACGGCAAAAACACAGCCGAGCTGCGGGAAAGGGAACTTTCCGCCTATCGCCGTGACAATCTCGGCTTTGTGTTCCAGGACTTTAACCTGCTGGACAACTTCAATCTGCAGGACAATATTTTTCTGCCGCTCGTCCTAGCAGGGAAAAAATATCCGGAAATGAAAAAGCGGCTGGACCCCATTGCAAAGAAACTGGGCATTTCTGACCTGCTGCAGAAGTTCCCCTATGAAGTTTCCGGCGGTCAGAAACAGCGTGCCGCAGTAGCCCGCGCAATCATCACCAACCCAAAACTGCTGCTAGCTGACGAGCCGACCGGTGCACTGGACTCCCGCTCCGCCGATTCACTGATGCAGATTTTTGACCACCTAAACGCCAGTGGCCAGACGATTGTGATGGTAACACACAGCGTGCGTGCCGCAAGCCATGCCCAGCGTGTTCTCTTCATCCGTGACGGCGAAGTGTTCCACCAACTGTACCGTGGTGAACATACCACGGAGGAAATGTTTTCCCTGATCTCCAACACTGCAACGCTGATTGCAACAGGCGGTGAGAAAAATGGGTAA
- a CDS encoding FtsX-like permease family protein, whose translation MGKNFYMKLGAQNLRLNSKFYIPYLVASSFTAAMFYIMSFLANNRGVATIHSTCTMMLQFGTVIIGIFSVIILFYINSFLMKRRQKELGLYNVLGMEKRHIGRILGWETIYAYLITMGGGIGGGILLSKLFLLILCKVTSLSSSIEFYVDPNSMLLTALLFGAVFLVILIVNRLRIHILHPVELLRGGNVGEKEPKANWVLAIIGLVLTGIGYYIALTTESPIAAISLFFVAVVLVIIGTYFLFTSGIVALLKLLKKNKNFYYKPNHFVSVSGLIYRMKQNAAGLASICVLATMVMVMVSTTISLNIGADNCIATQCPQDFCLSISDANNTAADTLPAFVKKIATEKGLSVKNQSSGRSLNVMAKGTANGIFSFTRINDTNISSSTFFTFLTETDYDASSGKKLNLADDEVAVHTFYGNLPDTFQLNGKTYRVKTRLQTASLGQDMSAFIANSHTVIVKDEKVLNTIYQAYKAYIQKKPSGSPNAYEYQYLLNFDTGGTQAQQLALLHELTGSIPSNIRTSSNGSMRISVHSRADMTISYRDMCGGLLFLGIFLSVLFLMATVLIIYYKQISEGYDDVERFGIMRKVGMSTAEVKKAIHSQVLIVFFLPLLIACIHMAASFKYMTKLLACLQLQNVPLFATCTLCTIAVFAAVYVMVYAITTRTYYKIVSPRQK comes from the coding sequence ATGGGTAAGAATTTCTACATGAAGCTCGGTGCGCAGAATCTGCGTCTAAACAGTAAATTCTACATTCCGTACTTAGTTGCCAGTTCATTTACCGCGGCGATGTTCTACATTATGTCTTTCCTTGCTAACAACCGCGGCGTTGCAACAATTCATAGCACATGTACTATGATGCTGCAGTTTGGCACCGTCATCATCGGCATTTTTTCGGTGATTATCCTATTTTATATCAACAGTTTCCTAATGAAGCGCCGGCAGAAAGAACTGGGCCTTTACAATGTGCTGGGTATGGAAAAGCGCCATATTGGCCGCATCCTTGGCTGGGAAACCATATATGCGTATCTGATCACCATGGGCGGCGGCATCGGCGGCGGCATTCTGTTAAGTAAGTTGTTCCTGCTTATCCTCTGCAAAGTGACCAGCCTAAGCAGTTCCATTGAGTTTTATGTTGACCCAAACAGTATGCTGCTGACTGCCCTGCTTTTCGGTGCTGTTTTCCTTGTGATTTTAATTGTCAATCGTCTGCGTATTCATATTCTGCATCCGGTGGAACTGCTGCGCGGCGGCAATGTCGGCGAAAAAGAGCCAAAGGCAAACTGGGTGCTGGCAATTATCGGTCTCGTCTTAACCGGCATCGGCTATTATATTGCCCTGACAACGGAAAGCCCGATTGCGGCGATTAGCTTGTTCTTCGTTGCGGTCGTTCTTGTCATTATCGGCACCTATTTCCTGTTCACTTCCGGTATTGTTGCCCTGCTGAAGCTGCTGAAGAAAAATAAAAACTTTTACTATAAGCCCAATCATTTTGTTTCCGTTTCTGGACTAATTTACCGGATGAAGCAGAACGCAGCCGGCCTTGCCAGCATCTGTGTATTGGCGACCATGGTCATGGTCATGGTTTCCACAACCATTTCCCTGAATATCGGCGCTGACAACTGCATTGCAACACAGTGCCCGCAGGACTTCTGTCTTTCCATATCAGATGCAAACAACACCGCAGCAGATACTCTGCCGGCCTTTGTAAAAAAGATAGCCACCGAAAAAGGGCTGTCCGTGAAAAACCAAAGCAGCGGCCGCAGTTTGAACGTCATGGCAAAGGGCACCGCAAACGGAATTTTTAGCTTTACCAGAATTAACGATACCAATATATCCTCCAGCACTTTCTTCACTTTCCTAACCGAAACCGATTATGACGCCTCATCCGGCAAAAAGCTGAACCTTGCCGATGATGAAGTGGCTGTGCATACCTTTTACGGCAATCTACCGGACACTTTCCAGCTGAACGGGAAAACGTACCGTGTAAAAACCCGCCTGCAGACCGCTTCCCTCGGCCAAGATATGTCCGCTTTTATAGCGAATTCTCATACTGTCATTGTAAAAGATGAAAAGGTGCTGAACACGATTTATCAGGCGTACAAAGCCTATATACAGAAAAAACCGAGCGGCAGCCCCAATGCCTATGAATATCAGTATCTGCTGAACTTCGACACCGGCGGCACACAGGCGCAACAACTGGCGCTGCTCCATGAGCTGACGGGCAGCATCCCAAGCAATATCCGGACGAGCAGCAACGGCTCCATGCGGATTTCTGTACACAGCCGAGCGGATATGACCATATCCTACCGCGATATGTGCGGTGGACTGCTTTTCCTCGGTATCTTCCTGAGTGTGCTGTTCCTAATGGCCACTGTTCTCATCATTTACTACAAACAGATTTCCGAAGGCTATGACGATGTGGAACGCTTCGGCATCATGCGCAAAGTTGGAATGAGCACCGCAGAAGTAAAGAAAGCCATTCACAGCCAGGTCCTGATTGTTTTCTTCCTGCCGCTTCTCATTGCATGCATTCACATGGCTGCGTCCTTCAAGTACATGACAAAGCTGTTGGCGTGCCTGCAGCTGCAAAACGTGCCGCTGTTTGCCACATGTACGCTGTGCACCATTGCGGTTTTTGCAGCCGTTTATGTTATGGTCTATGCCATTACCACACGTACTTACTATAAAATCGTTTCGCCGCGGCAAAAATAA
- a CDS encoding type III pantothenate kinase, with amino-acid sequence MIIAIDVGNTNIVLGCLDSKRTYFTARLSTDVKKTSDEYALMIRSLFSLHGVDRHAIEGAIISSVVPPLSLPLQQAICLVTGKTALIVSSGLKTGLNILMENPAALGADLVVDAVAASAKYPKPIFVFDMGTATTLSVIDKKGNYIGGMIIPGPVISMNALANHASQLSHVDLEAPSKLIGNNTKDCMRSGAVYGHAAMVDGLIDRAEEEIGTKATVVATGGVAPIIIAECKHKIILDDTLMLQGLLLLYQKNSRKPEPRRGAAEKRVPQKKG; translated from the coding sequence ATGATTATTGCAATCGATGTAGGAAACACCAATATTGTATTAGGGTGTTTGGATAGCAAAAGAACCTATTTTACAGCTAGGCTTTCGACCGACGTAAAAAAGACCAGCGATGAATATGCACTGATGATTCGCAGCCTGTTTTCTCTGCATGGAGTGGACCGGCACGCGATTGAAGGTGCAATCATCTCCTCAGTAGTGCCGCCGCTTTCGCTGCCGCTGCAGCAGGCAATTTGTCTGGTAACCGGCAAAACGGCACTCATTGTTAGCTCCGGGCTGAAAACAGGACTTAATATCCTGATGGAAAATCCAGCCGCACTGGGTGCTGACTTGGTTGTGGACGCGGTGGCCGCAAGTGCAAAGTACCCCAAACCAATTTTTGTGTTTGATATGGGTACCGCCACAACGCTTTCGGTCATTGACAAAAAGGGCAACTACATCGGCGGCATGATTATTCCCGGACCGGTCATTTCCATGAATGCGCTGGCAAACCATGCGAGCCAGCTTTCCCATGTGGACTTGGAGGCACCGTCGAAACTTATCGGCAATAATACAAAGGACTGTATGCGTTCTGGTGCAGTGTATGGCCATGCAGCCATGGTTGACGGTCTGATTGACCGTGCCGAGGAGGAAATCGGCACGAAGGCAACCGTAGTGGCCACCGGCGGTGTGGCACCGATTATTATCGCAGAGTGTAAGCATAAGATTATTTTGGATGATACCCTTATGCTGCAGGGACTATTGCTGCTGTACCAGAAAAACAGCAGAAAACCGGAACCGCGGCGTGGTGCGGCGGAAAAGCGTGTGCCGCAAAAAAAAGGATAA
- a CDS encoding ECF transporter S component, with product MKKNAKYYKFVLAALFAAITLVMGLTPLGFIPLPFIKLTIIHIPVILGSILLGPRYGAFLGALFGMTSLINNTFMPAITSFTFSPFIPLPGTTHGTPVALLICFLPRILVGIFPYYVYCGMEKMLKGRDKHVASLAVSGVVGALTNTVFVMGLIYFLFRDAYAAAKGIAPEAVPGIIMGVVSFNGVIEAIAAGILVAALGKVLLRFTQSSGRHGNTPAAGKNT from the coding sequence ATGAAGAAAAATGCAAAGTACTACAAATTTGTGTTGGCGGCCCTTTTTGCGGCGATTACGCTGGTTATGGGCTTGACGCCGCTGGGATTTATCCCGCTGCCGTTTATTAAACTGACCATTATACACATCCCAGTCATATTGGGTTCTATCCTGTTAGGGCCGCGGTATGGCGCTTTTTTGGGTGCCCTTTTTGGTATGACCAGTTTAATCAATAATACCTTTATGCCAGCGATTACCTCCTTTACATTTTCACCGTTTATTCCGCTGCCGGGCACGACCCACGGCACACCAGTGGCACTGCTCATCTGCTTCTTGCCTCGTATTCTGGTTGGCATTTTCCCGTATTACGTGTACTGCGGCATGGAAAAGATGCTGAAAGGACGGGACAAGCATGTGGCGTCGCTGGCGGTCAGCGGCGTAGTTGGTGCACTGACCAATACCGTATTTGTTATGGGGCTTATTTATTTCCTGTTCCGTGACGCTTATGCGGCGGCAAAGGGCATTGCACCGGAAGCAGTTCCGGGCATTATTATGGGTGTTGTCAGTTTTAACGGCGTCATTGAAGCGATTGCCGCGGGCATTTTGGTAGCGGCACTGGGTAAAGTGCTGCTTCGGTTTACCCAGTCCTCTGGCAGGCACGGCAACACGCCAGCTGCTGGAAAGAATACTTGA
- the coaBC gene encoding bifunctional phosphopantothenoylcysteine decarboxylase/phosphopantothenate--cysteine ligase CoaBC produces the protein MLQNKTILLGVTGSIAAYKAAALASRLTQQGACVHTLLTKNGAQFVTPVTFEGVTGQKCVVDTFDRTFQYSVEHVALAKQADLVLIAPATANSIAKLANGLADDMLTTTVLACRCPKMIAPAMNTGMYENPVTQDNLQNLRHYGWTVIEPACGRLACGDTGAGKFPEPADILEEVLQVLAEEKDMAGVRVLVTAGPTQEPLDPVRFLTNHSTGKMGYELARNASRRGAEVTLVTGPTNLTPPPFVKTVSVRSAAEMFDAVTAAAPRQDMLAFAAAVADYRPAKTAADKIKKNGSDLTSLPLCATQDILQYVGVHRRPGQLLCGFSMETRDLVENSRKKLDKKHADLIAANNLKVSGAGFGTDTNVMTLITREFTEELPLLSKYETAGRIWSTLLQMRCT, from the coding sequence CTGTTACAGAATAAAACCATCCTGCTGGGCGTAACCGGCAGCATTGCAGCCTACAAGGCCGCCGCCCTTGCCAGCCGCCTGACACAACAGGGCGCCTGTGTACACACACTGCTGACGAAAAACGGCGCGCAGTTCGTCACGCCGGTCACCTTTGAGGGTGTCACCGGACAAAAATGCGTGGTGGACACCTTCGACCGCACCTTTCAGTATAGTGTAGAGCACGTGGCATTGGCAAAACAGGCAGATTTGGTCCTCATTGCTCCAGCCACCGCAAACAGTATTGCCAAACTGGCAAACGGCCTTGCTGATGATATGCTGACAACAACCGTGCTGGCCTGCCGCTGTCCTAAAATGATTGCACCGGCCATGAATACCGGTATGTATGAAAATCCTGTGACACAGGACAACCTGCAAAATCTGCGCCACTATGGCTGGACTGTCATAGAGCCCGCCTGCGGGCGGCTGGCCTGCGGTGACACTGGCGCCGGGAAATTTCCGGAGCCGGCGGACATTTTGGAGGAAGTTCTGCAGGTGCTAGCCGAAGAAAAGGACATGGCAGGTGTGCGCGTATTGGTGACCGCCGGCCCGACACAGGAGCCGCTGGACCCTGTCCGTTTTCTGACAAATCATTCCACTGGAAAAATGGGATACGAGCTGGCGCGGAATGCCTCCCGCCGCGGCGCCGAAGTAACACTGGTAACGGGTCCCACAAACCTGACACCGCCGCCGTTTGTCAAAACGGTTTCGGTGCGCTCTGCTGCGGAAATGTTTGATGCCGTGACAGCCGCCGCCCCGCGGCAGGATATGCTGGCGTTTGCCGCGGCGGTCGCAGACTATCGGCCCGCAAAAACAGCTGCTGATAAAATTAAAAAAAATGGCAGCGACCTGACTTCTCTGCCGCTGTGCGCCACACAGGATATTCTGCAGTATGTCGGTGTGCATCGTCGGCCCGGTCAGCTTCTGTGCGGGTTTTCCATGGAAACGCGTGATTTGGTGGAAAATTCCCGCAAAAAGCTCGACAAAAAGCATGCGGACTTAATTGCCGCAAATAATTTAAAGGTTTCCGGCGCCGGTTTTGGCACTGACACCAATGTAATGACACTCATTACCCGCGAATTTACAGAAGAGCTGCCGCTTTTGAGCAAATATGAAACGGCCGGCAGAATCTGGTCCACTCTTCTGCAAATGCGCTGCACATAA
- a CDS encoding DUF1540 domain-containing protein has protein sequence MTKLQCSVCDCSNNSDNCCCRPDIMVSGKCACGHEQTSCADFEKKDSSGSAQNSRGCSIPNPQMHVRCEAEKCVYNQHGDCSAENVDVSSCDSQTTCKSDTECKTFKMK, from the coding sequence ATGACAAAACTGCAATGCTCTGTCTGCGACTGCAGCAACAACAGTGATAACTGCTGCTGCCGCCCTGACATCATGGTCAGCGGCAAATGTGCCTGCGGCCACGAACAAACCAGCTGTGCCGATTTTGAAAAGAAGGACAGCTCCGGCAGTGCGCAGAACAGCCGCGGCTGCTCTATCCCCAACCCTCAGATGCACGTTCGCTGTGAAGCTGAAAAGTGCGTTTACAACCAGCACGGTGACTGCTCTGCTGAGAATGTAGATGTCAGCAGCTGCGACAGCCAGACAACCTGCAAATCTGATACAGAGTGCAAAACTTTCAAAATGAAATAA
- a CDS encoding NAD-dependent protein deacylase — protein sequence MDSVKALQEMLDKSSRVVFFGGAGVSTESGIPDFRSTDGLYQQKYKYPPETMLSHTFFERHPEEFFDFYRDKMLYPNAQPNAAHKKLAELERAGKLSAVVTQNIDGLHQAAGSKNVFELHGSVLRNYCQRCHKGCSVETMLHSSGVPHCSCGGVIKPDVVLYEESLNEAVIEGAVQAIMQADMLIIAGTSLVVYPAAGLIRYYRGDRLVLINKSKTDADKAANLVIHASVGKVLSQLHA from the coding sequence ATGGATTCAGTGAAAGCATTGCAGGAAATGCTGGACAAAAGCAGCCGGGTTGTCTTTTTTGGCGGAGCAGGTGTCTCTACTGAAAGCGGTATTCCGGACTTTCGCAGTACGGACGGATTGTACCAGCAGAAATACAAATATCCGCCGGAAACCATGCTGAGCCATACTTTTTTTGAACGGCATCCGGAAGAATTCTTTGATTTTTATCGCGATAAAATGCTGTACCCGAATGCACAGCCGAACGCGGCACACAAAAAGCTGGCCGAGCTGGAAAGGGCAGGAAAGCTTTCTGCGGTCGTTACACAAAATATCGATGGTCTGCATCAGGCTGCCGGCAGCAAAAACGTTTTTGAACTGCATGGAAGCGTGCTGCGCAACTACTGTCAGCGCTGCCATAAAGGCTGTTCGGTTGAAACGATGCTGCACAGCAGCGGTGTACCACACTGCTCCTGCGGCGGTGTCATTAAACCGGATGTGGTTTTGTATGAGGAATCTTTAAATGAAGCAGTCATTGAGGGTGCTGTACAGGCCATTATGCAGGCGGATATGCTGATTATTGCCGGCACTTCTCTGGTTGTGTATCCAGCGGCGGGACTTATCCGTTATTATAGGGGCGACCGGCTGGTGCTTATCAATAAATCCAAAACAGATGCGGATAAGGCAGCCAATTTGGTCATTCACGCGTCTGTGGGAAAGGTCCTATCCCAGCTGCACGCGTAA
- a CDS encoding acyl-CoA dehydrogenase family protein: protein MFYQTTNEQEALRTKVRSFAESDIKPQAFLLDKGNTFPKETVKKMAELGLMGLPYDTRFGGAGLDMVCYAIAVEELSRVDGGVGIILSAHTSLGTWPIDAFGTESQKQKYLVPLCRGDKLGAFGLTEQNAGSDAAGMEMTAVRHGDYYILNGSKIFITNGGEADTYVVFAVTQPGNGVHGISAFIVEKGWEGLTFGEHYDKMGIRSSATCELHFQNVKVPKENLLGKEGEGFSIAMKTLDGGRIGIAAQALGIAQGAYEAALDYAKERVQFGKPICQQQSIAFKLADMATKLRASRLLVYSAAELKQSHADYSKEAAMAKQFASDAALEITNDALQIFGGSGYLKGMDVERFYRDAKITSIYEGTNEIQRMVIASHILSTAKKEPPAEKKLTAAQRLLARAAKYAQPVQTAGTRKCILLKKGTAEERVDSLVKNLQQEGIDFTVGMPIDTPIAKADRVVSAGLGIGARENMKLIEDLAKAAGAAVGSSRPVAESLKYVPIDRFIGISGQKFHGSLYIACGISGAGQHLKGIQDATLVVAINTDEDANIFKNCDYGIVGDIKEILPLLTKALDTGAPKKPEAPLPKAAPAPAPAPRKIYVCSGCGYEYDPAKGDPESGILPGTPFEDLPAGWTCPYCGATKEEFIETVV, encoded by the coding sequence ATGTTCTATCAGACAACAAACGAGCAGGAAGCACTGCGCACAAAGGTACGGTCTTTTGCCGAAAGTGACATCAAGCCGCAGGCTTTTCTGCTAGACAAAGGGAATACTTTTCCAAAAGAAACAGTTAAAAAAATGGCCGAGCTTGGCTTGATGGGACTGCCCTATGACACCCGCTTCGGTGGCGCTGGACTGGACATGGTCTGCTATGCCATTGCTGTGGAAGAACTTTCCCGCGTGGATGGCGGTGTCGGTATTATTCTTTCTGCGCACACCTCCCTGGGAACCTGGCCCATTGACGCCTTTGGCACAGAATCACAGAAACAAAAGTATTTGGTTCCGCTGTGCCGCGGTGACAAATTGGGCGCTTTTGGGCTGACAGAACAAAACGCCGGCAGCGATGCGGCTGGAATGGAAATGACCGCTGTACGGCACGGCGACTATTATATCCTAAATGGCAGTAAAATTTTTATTACCAACGGCGGTGAAGCCGATACTTACGTTGTCTTTGCCGTCACACAGCCCGGAAACGGTGTGCACGGCATTTCCGCTTTTATTGTAGAAAAAGGCTGGGAAGGCCTTACATTCGGAGAGCATTATGACAAAATGGGCATTCGCTCCTCCGCTACCTGTGAACTGCACTTTCAAAATGTAAAAGTGCCGAAGGAAAATCTGCTGGGCAAGGAAGGCGAAGGCTTTTCCATTGCCATGAAGACACTGGACGGCGGTCGCATCGGCATTGCCGCACAGGCATTGGGCATTGCTCAAGGTGCATACGAAGCGGCACTGGACTACGCAAAAGAGCGGGTACAGTTCGGCAAACCAATTTGTCAGCAGCAGTCCATTGCATTTAAGCTGGCGGATATGGCCACCAAGCTCCGTGCGTCCCGTCTGCTTGTCTACAGTGCTGCTGAGCTGAAACAAAGCCACGCTGACTACAGTAAAGAGGCAGCCATGGCAAAGCAGTTTGCCTCTGACGCGGCACTGGAAATCACCAATGACGCACTGCAAATTTTCGGCGGCAGCGGTTACTTAAAAGGTATGGACGTCGAGCGGTTCTACCGTGACGCGAAAATCACCTCCATATATGAAGGCACCAATGAAATTCAGCGTATGGTCATTGCTTCCCATATTCTTAGTACGGCAAAGAAAGAACCTCCGGCGGAAAAGAAGCTGACTGCTGCCCAGCGGCTGCTTGCCCGCGCCGCGAAATATGCACAGCCTGTGCAGACAGCTGGCACCCGCAAGTGCATTCTCCTGAAAAAAGGCACCGCAGAAGAACGTGTGGATTCGCTGGTAAAAAATCTGCAGCAGGAAGGCATTGACTTCACCGTTGGAATGCCAATAGATACACCGATAGCAAAAGCCGACCGTGTGGTCAGTGCCGGTTTGGGCATTGGTGCTCGGGAAAATATGAAGCTAATCGAAGATTTGGCCAAAGCAGCTGGTGCCGCCGTTGGTTCTTCTCGCCCTGTTGCCGAGTCGCTGAAATATGTACCGATTGACCGTTTTATCGGCATTTCCGGTCAAAAATTCCACGGCAGTTTGTATATTGCCTGCGGTATTTCCGGTGCCGGTCAACATTTAAAGGGCATTCAGGACGCCACTCTTGTAGTTGCCATCAATACAGATGAAGACGCCAATATCTTTAAAAACTGTGACTATGGTATTGTAGGCGACATAAAAGAAATCCTGCCTCTGCTGACCAAAGCACTGGATACCGGCGCACCCAAAAAGCCAGAAGCTCCTTTGCCGAAGGCGGCGCCCGCACCGGCACCCGCTCCCCGCAAGATTTACGTCTGCAGCGGCTGCGGTTACGAATACGACCCCGCCAAGGGGGACCCGGAGAGCGGTATCCTGCCCGGCACGCCGTTTGAGGACCTGCCCGCCGGCTGGACCTGCCCCTACTGCGGAGCCACAAAAGAAGAATTCATTGAAACAGTCGTTTAA